The Alistipes sp. ZOR0009 genomic interval CATTCTCTTTTTCCAATTGCTGTAGCACCTTAAAGTCACTATTAACAATCGCTTTTTTTAGGCGATGTTCCTCATGCTCCAACCCTATGAATCGAATGATTTGCTCGAAGGCCTCTACCGGATTTTGTAGCATATCTTCGTACCTGACAAAGTGAACGGGAATGGCTGATTGTGATTGCCAACTTTTTATATGGCCTTTCCATGATTTTAAAATCTGCCGAAGTTGCCCTTTTTTTCCCCCGCCTAGGGTGGCATTTTCGTCTACTATTTGGTTAACCTTTTCTTCAATTTTACTATCGCTATGGTTGGCAAAAGATACGCAGACATCTAATGGATTGCGTACAAAGTATACGGTACATTTGCTGTATTCCTCAGGGAAAAGAGGTCTGCCGTATAAATTGATTGTATAGGCATCATGGACTTTCTTGTAGCATATCTCGTTTTTTTTTGCATACTCTTCCGAAATAGACTGGTATAAATCAGGGCGCCACAAATCAACCTCATCACCTGTTAGTTCGAACGGATTTAAACCAACAATCTCTTCAAAATCAATAGCACTACTTGCTATTCTTGTGCTTTGAATCTCTTCTAAGGAGAGAGGCGCGTCGGTATTTTTTAGATAGTTAGATAAAAACATCCGGAACCAGGTGTTTCCTGATTTTGGGTATGAAGCAAGCCAAACAATATTTTTCATGTGCTATAGTGCTACTTCATTAATTCCCTGTAGTTCCGCTATCTTCTGCTTAATAAAATCCATGGCTGTATGTATGCTGCACACTTTGGGGCGAGTGATGTTTAGAACTCTAACATTTTGCCCTAACTGTAATAGCTGTAGGCAAAGGTTTTGTTCTGTTTGCGGCATCCCCTTAAGGTAAAGTTTTCGGTATATTTGATCCTTTAGCGCTAAAAACTTACTGACTCCTGTTAGTTCCGATGAGGTGAATTCATCCTTATTATGTGTGTTTAAGATTATAATTAAATGGAGTTTGGAATTAACCCCTGCGCTAGGCTCGTATGGAAAGTAGAATTTATCTAGTGTTGGTCTTATTTTTCTAAGGTTCTCATTTGGCAGGTTTAGCTGCTCTAGCGCATCATCCCAGAGTTTAATTTCTGTTTTTAGAGGTTTCACGTATACCTCTCCTTCTTTTATTGAAATAGGAGTAATGTCATCGGTAATAAATTGTGCCCTATTTTGGCAGAAGGCCGCGGTTACAGAGGATTTTCCTGCTCCAGAATTTCCGCAGATAACAACACCAACCCCATTATAGCAAAATGAGCTGCCATGTAATGCTAGAATTTTATTTTGTAGGAGTAGTGCCCCTAGTACAGAGCCATTTAAAAAGAGTTGTACAGAGTCTGTATCTGCCCCCTCCTCTAAGTATATGTTTACAAACTCCCCTTTTTCAACGTAAAACTGAGCTTGGTTGTATACCTGTAAAAATAACTGATCCTCAGTTATTTTTAAATGAGGTTTTTCAAATAGAGGGCGATCAATATTTTTATATGGTGTTGTTATGTAGTTTATTTTCACGGTTTCAGCAATTGTCTGAAGCATAGATCTGTTATTTTAAGTTGTTTTAATGCTAATGGTAAGGATTTGTTTAGCGAGAGTTTGCACTTTTTTGTTTTTGTTGTTCATAGTCTCATTTTTTTTGTTTAAATATGTATTTTATTTTTAACAAAACATCGATTCTCAAGCTAAAAAAAATGACTTTTTATTTGATTTGATTTGATTTAGATTGTTGGCTTTGTTATTGTTTAGTTATAATTGACTTAGCTTTTGATTGCTAGTCTGTGATTTTTAATAATGCTGTCGTTTGAGGTAAATATAGTTGTTGTGACATGTGCAGAAATGTGTTTGGCTGTCGAATGTGTGTATTTTAAGGTGAATGAATTATTGTAGAATAAGCAATGCTTATCCTTTTTTAATAGCGATTTAGTTTAAAGATTGATTTATATGAGCGCTGTATTTGGGGTTGTAAATAAAAATGGAAGGTTTGTAGATCCAGATAGCTTACACGTTATGCAATCAGCCATTGCACATCGCGCCACCGATGGGAAGGATGTCTGGGTGGATGGCGTTGTTGGTTTCGGCCATTGCCTACTAAAGGTTTATCCACAGCAGGATTATGAGCATTGTCCGTTAATAGCATATAATTGTACCATAACCGCCGATGCCCGTTTGGATAACCGTAACGAACTTGCTGCGTTGTTGGGAATAGACAAAACTCGGTTAATTATGGTTAGTGACTCCGAGATTATTTTGCTGTCCTATAAACGATGGGGAGAAGACTGCGTTAACCATCTGGAGGGGGAATTTGCCTTTGCCATTTGGGATGCCGACAACCAAAAGCTCTTTGTTGCTACCGACCATATTGGGTTTCGACCACTCTTTTACTATGATTCTCCTGAACAATTCATCTTTTGCAGCGAAATAAAAGGAATCGTGGCCGTAAAACCGTTCCCCAACTATTTTAACGAGGAGAGCCTTGTCCAGTACTTCTACAGTAAGGGTAAGTCAAACATTACCTACAATAAGGATATTTTTGCTTTATGCGGAGGGAATGTGCTTACCTTGCAGGACGGTAAAATGGCCTATCGCAAGTATTGGAACTTAGAATCTACCGGTAAGTACAACTTTACAAAAGACCAAGATTGGTACGACTGCACGCGTGAAATGCTTTACCGCGCTGTAGAGAATCGGTTGAATACAGATGTACCTATAGGGGTAACTTTGAGTGGAGGGCTCGATTCTACAAGCGTTGCCTGTATCCTTTCAGAACTCCTGATGAAGAAAAACAAGCCGCTATATACCTTCTCTTCTGTACTCCCATTAGGCCATAGAGGGATTGAAAAGGACGAACGTTACTATATTGATTTGGTAGGCAAGCACTGTTCCAACATTATTCAAACATATGTGGAGGCACCTGGTGTTGGCCCTTTGTCGAATTTGGATGACGCTTTTGAGATTGATGAATCTTTCCCAGTTTCTGTTGCATACATGAATTATGCTTTACATAGTGCAGCAATGCAAAATCAAGTTCGAACACTATTTAATGGGTTTGGTGGAGATTTTTGGATTTCGTGGAAAGGGCATAGCATTGTTTATGACCTTGTCAAGAAAGGGAAGTATAGGCAGGGATTAAAAATTATGCAGCAGTTTTGTGCGAAGGAAAACGAATCCTTTCATAAAATATTTCGAAGAATGTACCTTTCCCAATCCCCATACTACTCTTTTCTACGATCGCTTTTTAAGAAGCAAAATGAGATGGAGCAAAAAATGCTTAATGATGATATTCTGAAGAGATATCATAGCCAGATAGCTGAAAAGGCAAAAACTAGCCATGCAGACTCGTTGGTAACAGAGGTAAATCAGGGTGTAATTGGCCGAAAGGTGAGCAAGTTTTACAACAGAAGCGGCTTCTATAAAATGGATATAGGAACACCTCTGTTCGATAAAAATTTATACGAATTATTGATAGATGTCCCAATTCACTGTCATGCAAACAATGGAGAGAAAAGAGGATTGATTAGAACCATCATGGATGGAGTAATTCCAGAGGAGATAAGGCTAAGGACTGATAAAAAGGCATTTTCGCCGGATTCTGCCGTGCGATTAATTGCGCAAAAGCAAGAAGTTTTAAATGTAGTCAATAACAGTAATGACGATTTGCTACTTGATAGCTTTCTGAATAGAAGTTTGTTAAAGGAGAGTCTTTGTAATGTAAGAAGCTATGAAGGATTTCCTCCTAGCTTTGATATGAATTTTTTATTCTCGGCTAAAACAGGTATTTCGGCGACTGTTTTACTTCGACTTAAGGAAAAGGGGTACATTTTTGATCTCAATAAATAATGAGGGCTTGATTGAGTCCTAAGTTTAACTATTAAAAACAAACAAAATGATGAACGAAAAAGAAAAATGGAGTTCACCTGAAGTTGAGGTTATCTCTATTAGTTCAGAGACTTTAGGAACGGGAACTAATAATCAAGAAGCTGATAGCTCCAATTCCTAAATTTCACCGTTTAGGTGGCGTTGAGGCCTTGGGTTAGACATTCTTTTTATTGTCCAAAGGTCTAAATTGGTAAGGGTATCCGTATCGGATACCCTTATGTTTAAATTAGCAACTTGTAGGCGTGGGGCTGACTGTTGACGTTGTTGTTTGTACTTCGCCCTGTATGAGGAAGGGTTCGGTGGCTGTATATCAGGATTTGTTGAATGATGCAGCAGAACTGCAACAGATGTTTTAGGCATGCCTACCCCATTCTGGCTCCCTTTACCAAACCCCAAAATTTTGCGTGGTAGGCGGGTGTAAAGCACTCATTAAAGTAAAGCATGTTGGTGGTAATTGCCTTTCCATCGCAGGTGTAGACTTGTAGCTCGTTTTCTTCCTCGGCTATTTCGCCCGGTTTGCCATTTTTCGAAGGTGACGCGATGATTCGGGCATCCATCAGCTTTAGCTCGTTGCCTTTAAATTGGGTAATGGCTCCTTTGTTCCACGAGTTACAGGCCTTTATAAGGTTAACAATCTCTGCGGCTCCCATTTTTTGCCAGTCAATAAGTACATCTTTAGTCTCTGGGCGTTTGAAGTATGATGATACAATCGGCAAAGGTTTAAGGTCCAATATGG includes:
- a CDS encoding sulfotransferase domain-containing protein: MKNIVWLASYPKSGNTWFRMFLSNYLKNTDAPLSLEEIQSTRIASSAIDFEEIVGLNPFELTGDEVDLWRPDLYQSISEEYAKKNEICYKKVHDAYTINLYGRPLFPEEYSKCTVYFVRNPLDVCVSFANHSDSKIEEKVNQIVDENATLGGGKKGQLRQILKSWKGHIKSWQSQSAIPVHFVRYEDMLQNPVEAFEQIIRFIGLEHEEHRLKKAIVNSDFKVLQQLEKENGFIEKKQHCQNFFWKGKIGNYKDHLTAEQISRIVEYSYDTMKEFGYIDKDGVLTV
- a CDS encoding asparagine synthase-related protein, with the translated sequence MSAVFGVVNKNGRFVDPDSLHVMQSAIAHRATDGKDVWVDGVVGFGHCLLKVYPQQDYEHCPLIAYNCTITADARLDNRNELAALLGIDKTRLIMVSDSEIILLSYKRWGEDCVNHLEGEFAFAIWDADNQKLFVATDHIGFRPLFYYDSPEQFIFCSEIKGIVAVKPFPNYFNEESLVQYFYSKGKSNITYNKDIFALCGGNVLTLQDGKMAYRKYWNLESTGKYNFTKDQDWYDCTREMLYRAVENRLNTDVPIGVTLSGGLDSTSVACILSELLMKKNKPLYTFSSVLPLGHRGIEKDERYYIDLVGKHCSNIIQTYVEAPGVGPLSNLDDAFEIDESFPVSVAYMNYALHSAAMQNQVRTLFNGFGGDFWISWKGHSIVYDLVKKGKYRQGLKIMQQFCAKENESFHKIFRRMYLSQSPYYSFLRSLFKKQNEMEQKMLNDDILKRYHSQIAEKAKTSHADSLVTEVNQGVIGRKVSKFYNRSGFYKMDIGTPLFDKNLYELLIDVPIHCHANNGEKRGLIRTIMDGVIPEEIRLRTDKKAFSPDSAVRLIAQKQEVLNVVNNSNDDLLLDSFLNRSLLKESLCNVRSYEGFPPSFDMNFLFSAKTGISATVLLRLKEKGYIFDLNK